AGAAAGTGTGCAGTTTATGATATTCAGCAAGAAATATCAGGAGATAGCCAATGCCATCGGTATGCAGATGGATCATGGCGTAACCATTCTCGATGGCCATGGCTGGTACACGGGAAACGAGATGAAGGTGCTCTGTATTCTGGCAAAGAAGAACGAGAGCGTCACCATCTTCCGTATCGTCAAGATCATCGACCCAAATGCCTTTGTAAGTCAGAGTTCCGTTATCGGTGTGTATGGCGAGGGATTTGATGAGATGAAGGTGAAAATCAAAGATAAAGACATTAAAACAATTAAAAGTTAAAAGTTTATAGCGGCTTCGCCGTATAGCAAGAAGCACTATTGCAAGAATGCCCTATAAACTATTAACTATAAATTATAAACTTATGAAAAGGATAGTATTTGCAACCAATAACCAGCATAAACTCCAGGAGATTCGCGACATCCTGGGTAGCGACTACGAGGTAGTATCGCTGAAGGAGATAGAATGCGATGTGGATATTCCTGAAACAGGCAACACATTGGAAGAGAATGCCTTGCAGAAGGCGCAGTATGTTTATGACCATTACCACGTAAGTTGCTTTGCCGATGATACCGGTCTGGAGGTAGAGGCACTGGATGGTGCCCCTGGCGTTCACAGTGCCCGCTATGCCGAGGGTACCGACCACGACAGTGAGGCTAACATGGCTAAGCTGTTGAGAGAACTGGATGGTAAGGAAAACCGCCAGGCCCGCTTCCGCACCGTTATCTGCTACATCGAGAAGCAGGATGTATGTCCTTGCGGCTGCACCAGCATCAAGAAAATTCACCAGTTCGAGGGTATCGTAAACGGCCATATCGCCACCGAGAAGCGTGGTACCGAAGGCTTCGGCTACGACCCAATCTTCGTTCCTGAAGGATATGACCAGAGTTTTGCTGAGCTGGGTGAGGAAATCAAGAACGGCATCAGTCACAGAGCCAGAGCCGTGAAAAAACTCGTGGAATATCTGAAGAAATAATATGATCAATTCTCTTTCGATACTAATCCCTACATATAATAATGTATGCCTTGAGCTTGTAAAGTCCTTACAAGCTCAAGCCGCTGCATTGCCCGATTTCGAGTACGAAATCCTGGTGGCAGACGATGGCAGCACCGACCGCCTCACCATCTATGAAAACCGCGAGATACGCTCGCTACCCTACTGCCGCTATATCGAAAGAGAAAAGAACGTGGGCAGGGCGGCCATCCGCAACATTCTGGCAGAAGAAGCCCTGCATCCCTGGTTGCTGTTCATAGATAGCAATATGCAAGTAATTCATCCTCAATATCTTACCACATACCTGCAATCAGAAGAAAGCGACGTTATCTATGGTGGATACCAGATTAAGCGAAACGATGAGAAATACCAACACAATCTGCGCTACATCTTTGAGTGCATCGGTACCCAGAATGCTGACTACAAGCAGCGCCAAGCCAATCCATACGGAGATTTCCATACCTCCAACTTTATGGTAAGGCAAGACATTATGCTGCAATATCCACTGGATGAGCGATTTATCACCTATGGCTACGAAGACGTGCTATGGGGAAAAACGCTCCAAGAAAACCAGATCAAGATATTGCATATAGACAATACATTGGGATATGAGAATTTCATCGGCAACATGAGTTTCCTCTATAAGACAGAAGAGAGCCTGCGCACCCTCAACCAGTTTAAGGAAGAACTGCAGGGCTACTCCAAAGTACTGGATTATGCCCTGAAAATGAAACGCTGGCATCTCTATCCATTCTGCCAAAAACTATATCCCCTGCTCAGTTTGCCAATAAAAGCTAGGCTCACAGGCAATAAACCCAGCATTTTCTGGTTTAATATATATAAGTTATTATACTATATACATTTAGACAGAAACATATAAAAACGTAGCATAACCCAATATGAACAAGAAGATATCAGTCATCATCATAGCGCTGCTGCTTCAGGTAGTACAACTGCAAGCAGCCATAGGCGACTGGAAAGCCTACATGGCGTACCACAACGTACAGGAGATAGAACAAGCCGGAAACCTGGTATTTGTCCAGGCTTCCAACAACCTATATGTCTACAATCAGAACGACCAGAGCATCCAGACATTCAGCAAGATAGACTATCTGAGCGATTGCGACATCAAGCACATCGCCTACTGCCAAGCTGCCCATCGCCTGCTCATCCTCTATAGCGACTCCAACATCGACCTCATGAACACGAGTAATTATGAGGTTACCAATCTGGCAGATTACTATAATGCCTCTACCACAGGCGACAAGACCATCTATGATATCTATGTAAACGACAAATATGCCTACATGAGCAATGGTTTCGGCATCGTAAAAGTAAACGTGGCAGATGGAGAAATCAGCGATACATACAACTTAGGCTTCAAGGTAAACTGGTGCGAAATCAAGGATAATTGCATCTATGCCTATAGCCAAACAGATGGTCAATATCGCGCTCCCCTCTCAGTTAACTTGCTCGATAAGAACAACTGGAGCAAGGTGGGAGGCTATGCTGCAAAACAGCAAGCAGACAAGAGCGAACTCAAGCAGATGGTAAGCACGCTGAATCCTGGAGGACCAAAGTATAACTATTTTGGCTTCATGAAGTTTGCCAACAATCAACTGTATACTTGTGATGGTGGATTTGCAGTAGGCATCTCTAGAAAAGGCTGTATCCAGATGCTAAAGAATGAAGAATGGAACATCTATCCAGACGACAACATAAGCTCTAAGACAAATGTAACTTATGAAAATTTGGAATGTCTGGACTATGACCCTACTGATACAAGTCATATCTTTGTAGGAGGCAGAAATGGTCTCTACGAATACAAAAATGGAAACTTCGAAAAATATTATAACTACGAGAACTCTCCAATAGAAAGATATAATAACAGAAGCAAAGAATACGAGCTCATAACGGGAGTGAAATTTGACAAAGAGGGCAATCTTTGGATGCTGAATAGTCAAGCTCCGACTCAATCGCTTATAGAATTTACTAAAGATAAGCAATGGATAAGCCATCAGCTACCCGACTTGATGAAACTTGACGATGCAGGTTTTACCAATAAGAGTCTTGGCTTATTGGGAAATATGCTGATTGATAGCAGAGGCCTCTTATGGTTTGTCAATAACCACTGGATTGTACCTTCTCTCTATTGTTATCAGTTTTCTGAAGACAATTCGGAAGAAAGACTTAACGCTTTCACTAGTTTTGTAAATGAAGATGGAACAGAAGTATCAGTAGGTGCTGTGAGATGCGCAGCAGAAGACAAGGATGGCAATATCTGGATAGGCACCAGTGCTGGTCCTTTATTATTAGATCCTAACCAGATAACAGCATCTGCACCAACATTTACCCAAGTGAAAGTACCTAGAAATGATGGCACTAACTATGCAGACTATCTGCTGAGTGGAATAGACGTTTCTTGTATAGCTGTAGATGGAGCCAACCGCAAATGGTTTGGTACCAAAAAAAATGGCATATATCTTATCAGTGAGGATAATCTATCAGAAATACATCATTTCACCACACTTAATAGTCCTCTGCTTTCCAACGGAATAGAATCTATCGCCATCAATGAAAAAACGGGCGAAGTATTTATTGGAACAGACAAAGGTCTATGCTCATATATGTCTGACTCCAGTACTCCAAACGAAAGCATGACTTCTGATAATGTGTGGGCTTATCCTAATCCTGTAAAACCTGACTACACAGGACTTATAACCATAGTAGGACTGAGCCAAAACGCCGATGTCAAGATACTTACTTCGAATGGTAGGATAGTAAATGAAGGCAAGAGTAATGGCGGTACATACACCTGGAATGGTTGTGATGCTAATGGGAAAAAAGTAGCCAGTGGCATATATATGGTTGCTACTGCCACTAATGATGTGGAAAAAGGCACTGTCTGCAAAATAGCTATTATAAAGTAATAATGAGACAACTGACGTATGTAAGTTATATAAAAATATGGGCAATGATAATCGTGGTATTTTATCATTGCCTTTGCGGCTATAGCAATATATGGGGTGAAGAATATTCTTGGCAAACAGTACCCACATGGTATCATCTATCCCATATATTGGTATATTTCCACATACCCATTTTTACCCTAATGAGTGCATATTTATACGGACATTTAAGTTGCTCAGGCAGATACCAAAGTTCGTGTTCCTTTATCTGTAAAAAGACAAAACGCCTCCTTATACCATATATCGTGTGGGGCTTACTCATCTGTATCATTCAAAAATGGGACTTGACATATTTACTATGTGGAATATCCCATCTATGGTACTTATTCTTTTTATTTGAAGCCTTTATCATATTCCATTTCACCAATAAAATTCCTCATTGGAGCAAATACATTTTACTTATATCCTTATATTCAGCGTGTTGTATTATCAACTATTATAATCCGACTCCCTTTATGGGAATAGGTTATTTTGTTAGATATATGCCCTATTTCATCATAGGCTATTATATATACTTCATCTTAGAAAGAGACATCATAAAGAAAAAGGTTGCTTCTTATACAGCAATCGCATGCTCACTTCTATTTGCACTAGAGTATGTATTAGACAACAACAAATTCATACTCGCAGGATTGAGCCTCCTCCTCATTATCTGCATCACCATCCTAAGCAAACAAAATGAAACACAGCTGGTAGGCAGAAAAAGAATATTAAAACTGGATAAATATGCGATGGGTATATATATCATACACCATATCATCATACTGGAGACCAATAATTCCACCCTAGGACAGCAATCTATGGAGCATTACATCCTTTATCCCATCGTGCTATTCATTATGAGCCTTGGCATATCTTGGCTCATCACATACATCTTGCAAAAGTCAAAACTTGGAAATATTATAATCGGCTCTTAATAATTCACATAACAATGTATAATAACAAAAGATTCATAACATTTATCATCATAAGCGCACCAATCATCTTATTGGGAATTTTGCAGATATTACCAACATTTGATGATTGGACAACTTTGTCGGCTCCCAACAGAGATCCAAATTTCCTACAATATTTTCTTCCTTATGGAATGACTTGGCGACCAGGAGATGCCCTCATTGGCTATGTCAATGGATTAAGCCCTAAGTTTTTTCCTACCTTGAATCATATCCTTGTATTCACCTCACATATAGGAAGTATGATTATGGTATATCTTATCATACAAAAGCTAGGATTTAAGCCAATATCCAGAAATATCGCCACCATATTTTTCTATATATCCCCCTGTGTACTAGGAAATATCCTTAGTTGCGATGCTACCAACCAAAGTTTTGCACATTTCTTTGGAATCCTATCTGTATATCTATATTTAAGTATCAACAACAAATATAAATATATAGCATGGACCATTTGCGTCTATCTATCAGCAGCCTTCAAGGACAATGGCATAGCCTGGGCCATTATTCCCCCTATCGTAAGCTTTGCCTTCCTAAAAATAGAGAAAGAAACATTTAGGGAAGACTTGATGATAGGCTTAGCCATTGCCATCATATATGGCGTGATAAGACTCACCATTCCCCATAACCTATTTATCAATGCCAGCTATGCTGATGATGTAGTCAGCCTACACAGCCGTATTAAAGGATTTGTTACTTGGATAGGATATACATGGTTTTCTGCTGATTATATATGCATTGTACATCAGCCTAGCAGAAATCTTCTTGTGGCAACATTAACTCTATTCCTGTCTCTTCCACTTATGATAATATTGTGGAAAAACAAAAATATATGGCAAGGTAAGACCATCTTTTGCTTATTGGCAGCTTTCACTCTAGTAGTATCTCCTAATCTACTCATCAGCATGACCATCATGAACGCTTATGGCTCACTGGGCATAGCTGCTATTATTATGGCCTACTTAATAGAGAAAAGTCAGTTATCAAAGAAAAAGATATCTACCTTATTATATTTATATATTTTATCTGCAGCCATTGTAGATATTCACCATTGGTATAACGCATGGCAAACTTCTCTTCCTGAAAAGAGCATATCACAAGCCATCGTTCAAAAGACAGGAAAACCTGTGGATAAAGCATACTGCATATTGATAAAAGATGATTATCCCAAGTACTCATCCTTCTGCGTACCAAAAGATGAAACTATAGGTTGGGGAAGGTCTATTTGGCATGCCACAGGATACAAATGGCCCCAATACGTAAACGATACTACCATCGACAGAACTCATAAGGCTAAAGAAATAGCTTATAGCATAGCCAACCATAAAATAAAACATGGCTATAAAGCTGTTTGGATAGTAAACAAAGAAGAAGTAACAGTCATTAAATAATCATAAATTAAAAACATCATTATGAAAAGAATAATTAGTCTCTATACATTCTGCATGCTGACTATAACAATGCATGCCCAATTTATGGTGAATGGACACCAAGCAGTATATGACGCATCAACCAATACTTATCTCATCAGTATTGGGGAAGAAAGTTTTCAAACTGACTTTCAATCAGATATTACTCTAGAAAAAGATTCTCTCTGGACAGAAATATCTATAGATAATATTCCTGTGAATGACAGTTACACCTTTAAGAATATAGAAGGTGGCAAGAAATATTCACTGAATGGTAAAAGAAATGAAGTTACCTTTAGTTCATATATTACCTTTACATCTCTCCCTATCATCAACTTAGCGGGAGATTTTGGATATGATTATGCCAATGGTAGCATAGAAATCATGCTGCCCACATCAGCAAATAGTGAACATTCTCTCATCAAAGCAAAATGGAGAGGAGGATCCACAAACTATTATGACAGACATAAAAGAAACTATAAAATTAAGACACTAAACGAAAAAGGAAAAAGCAAGGATATATCATTCCTTGGACTAAGAGAAGACAACAACTGGATTTTAGATGCAGGACAAATAGACTTGTTCAGGCTGAGAAACAGAATAGCTACCGAGATATGGCAAGATATGAGCACCAAGCCTTATTATGTAGACAAGGAACCAAAGGCACAAAGTGCGGTTAATGGAAAAGTAGTAGAGGTGATTCTCAACCATCAATATGCAGGAATCTATTCGCTGACAGAAGCTATGGACAGAAAGCAAATGAAACTAAAAAAATATGATAGCAAAAATCAAGAGTTTCATGGTATGTTTTGGAAAGCCAGCGAATGGGGAAATGCTTTGTTCTGGGGAACAGAAGGTGAATATGACAACAACTCAGAAACATGGAATGCCTTCGAGGTAAAATATCCAGATATAGAAGATGTATGTCCTACCGACTACAGCCTACTATATCAGGCTATAGATTTTGTGGCAACTAGTGATGACGATACTTTCAAATCACAAGTTGCCCAATACTTCGACATTCCTGTTCTTATAGACTATTACATCTTCCTGCAATTTACCAATGCTGTAGATAATACTGGCAAGAATATATACTGGGCTATCTATGACCAAGCTCAAGACAAGAAAATGACACTGGCTGTATGGGATTTGGACGCAACAGTAGGCAGTAATTGGTCTACCAATCCACTTCATCCAGATTATGTTAAGCCAGATAATAACTTATCCATCATGAACTTTTATATCTATAACAGACTCTTATCACTTAATGTTGATGGATTTAAGGAAAAAGTAGCTCTCAGATATAAAGAGTTGAGACAAGACAAATTGAGTTTGAGCGCTTTACTAGATAGATATAATAGCTACTATCGGAAGTTAGCTCAAAGTGGCGCAGCCAAAAGAGAAGAAAATAGATGGAGCAAAGATACCGACCTGAATGGTAATGAACTAAACTTTGAGCAGGAAATATCATATATCAATCTATGGATAGAAGCTAGATTAGCCTATCTAGACCAATCTTTACTTCCTGCATCTACAGGTATCAATAATACAATTTTAGACTATCAAGCAAAACAATACATATACAATATACAAGGACAAAGACTAGACAAAATTCCATCACAAGGAGTTTACATCATAAATGGTAAAAAGTATATCAAATGAGCAATAATAGAATCATCAATATCGCAACCATAGCATACTTGGCTTTTCTGCTTATCATTCTAGCCATATTTGGCTATACTCCAACGAATGATACAGATGGATATTTGGAATATGCCCAAGTATGCCTGCATCAAGGAGAAGCATATCCATGTAGTACTCTTATTAAGGGCACTCCTTTTATATGGAACATTGGCTCCATCAACTTAATAGTATTTTCACTTTGGTTGTTTGGTAGTTTCTATCCGATACTTGTTTTGATGTGTATATGTAAAGCTCTGACAGCATGGCTGATAGCCAAAATTGCCCAATATATAAGCAATGACAAGATAGCCATTGCTACACTCTTTATATATATTCAATATCCCAACAACTGGGGGCAATCCACCACATTGCTTAGTGAAATACCCATGATATTCTTGGCTTTGCTTTCACTATATATTCTATTGAGCAAAAACAAAGTATACACACTCATCCTTTCGGGCGTTATCATGGCTTGGGCCAACTGGTTTCGCCCTATAGCAGTACTCTTCATCATTTCCCTATTCATCTATATCCTCCTATTTCAAAGAAAAGAGATATGGAAGAAAAACATTCCTTTCTTAATAGGATGTGGAAGTATGCTAATATTGTTTGGCACAGAATGCTATCACCGAACAGGCTACTTTGTATATCAATGTGACTCATTCTGGTATAATATGGCAGATGATGCCTATAGTGGCGCCACTCCTGATCCACATTTTGGTGAACCTCTCTTCAAAAAAGGCACACCTAGATATATAGACAATATGCAAGACAAAACTTGTTTTGAATGTCGTGAGATTTGGAAGCAAAGATGCATACCATGGCTATTGAACCATAAAATGGAATATCTTTCAAAGATTCCATATAGACTATATTATATGTATCAGAACGACATAGATAATATGGCAGCATTTTTACCCAATAAGCAAAAAGCTGAAGATAACTATATAGTATTACCCTACAGAAATATCATACAAGAAATAGGCAATCTGAGCAATGCTCAATACCTGGCATTATTATGTACTGTTTATTATTATCTTATCTTACTGACAGCTTTGCTTGGCGGAGTTTACGTCATCTATAAAAAGTTATGGCAACAGGGATTCCTGCCTTTATTTATACCCATATTTGGTACGCTCAGCCTAGTTTTGCTAGTACAGGGCGAAACAAGATTTAAGGCTCCCTATATGCCATTTGTCATGATGCTCTCAGCGTACTGTATTATGTGGATAAATAGCAAACTCAACAATTATAAGAAAAAACTATAGAAAATAGTATCTTTTTCAAAGAATTATAACTATCTTTGCATCTATGAAATTGAGCATCATCATACCAGTATATCAAACGCAAGACACTATTGATAGATGTATAGAGAGTATCTTGCAACAATCATTCACCGACTATGAGATAATCCTCGTAGACGATGGATCAGATGACGAATGCTCTCTGCTTTGCGACAAATATTCGCAAAAAGATAGGAGAATAACTACTATCCATAAGAAAAATGGCGGATTAAGCGATGCTAGAAATACAGGAATCAAGCATTCCAAAGGAAAGTATATCACCTTTATCGACAGCGATGATGCTATCCAAAACTACACATTGCAAGCATTGATGGACGAAATCAACAAATATCCAGAAACAGATGTTTTGGAATATCCCATTATGGAAAGAATAGGGCATCCATACAAAGAACAACTGCTGGCATTCACTCCTCGCAATTACAACAACTGCTGGGAATATTGGCTCAATGAACAAGGATACCTTCATACCTATGCTTGCAACAAAATATTCAGAAGATGCTTATTCAAGAACGTCTACTTTCCAAAAGGCAAAACCTTTGAGGATGTACAAACCATCCCCTTTCTAATAGGTCTAATCCCTACGGAAGGAACTTTCCAACAGAAAGTAAAGATAAGAGTTACCAACAAAGGCTGCTATCTATATTACTGGAACAATAAGGGAATAACAGCTAGCGCCAAATACGAAGATTTGCTAAGTCTATACATAGGACAGAGCATGGCACTTATCCACACATTCAAGACAATAGGTAATCGAGATGATATTATGCAGAAATATCAACTTTCTATCAACATTTATCTGACGCAGATATTAAATGTTTTGATGGATCTCTTCGAAGTATCGGGAAAATATGAGAATTGTGCTCCACTTATCAAATATACCAAGTTGATAAATAACAAAGGACTAATCAATTCTCTAAAACTCAAGTTATTATTAATTATAGGATATAAAAGATTATGCAAACTCAACAGACTTATACACAAGATATACAGGCACCACTAGTAAGTTTTATCATCACCACTTACAACCTGCCTATCCAATATCTCAAAGAATGCATTGACAGCATTCTCCAGCTCTCACTCAATGCCAAGGAGAGAGAAATCATCTTGGTAGATGATGGCAGCGACATCTGTCCGCTCAACGACTTACCAGAATATCTTGTCCATATCATCTATCTGCGCCAAGCTAACCAGGGAGTAAGCGTAGCACGCAACTATGGTATGATGATTGCAAAAGGAAGATACATACAGTTTGTAGATGGAGACGATTATCTCATACAATCGGCTTATGAACACTGCCTTGACATCGTGAGATACCACCAGCCAGACATCGTTACCTTTAAATTTTCCAAGGATGATTCTGCAGAAGCAACATACGAACTTCCTGTTCCTATATCTGGCACAGAATACCTGTCAAACAATAATTTGTATGGATCTGTTTGTTCATATATTTTCAGACGAAGCATTAAAGGTACCTTGGAATTCACACCAAATATTGTGTATGGCGAGGACGAGGAATTCACGCCACAATTGTTCTTACGTGCCGAACGCATCTTTAAGACAAATGCCGAAGCTTACTATTATCGGGTAAATACAAACTCAGTAAGTCATCAGCTAAACAAAGAAAAGATCAATCAGAGAATGGACAATAGTCTAGAGGTTATTTTGCATCTACAAAAGTTGCTTGATAAGATTCCTGTAGCCGACCGTCAGGCACTAAGCCGTCGCATAGCCCAACTGTCCATGGATTATCTCTACAATAATATTCGGCTCTATCATTCATTGATTTCTCTCAATCAAGCTATCAAGACATTGAAGAAATATGGCTTATATCCTCTTCCTGACAAGGATTACACCAAGAAATATACCATGTTCAGAAAAATTATAAGTACTTATGTAGGCAGAATAGCTCTATTGTTCTTTATAAAAAAATAAATATTCAAACTATCAAGAAGATAAGAAATGAAAATATTACTCATGGGAGAATATAGTAACGTGCATGCTACACTTGCCGAAGGACTTCACAAGTTGGGGCATCACGTTACCGTGCTCTCTAACGGCGACTTTTGGAAGAATTATCCACGAGATATTGACCTAGTAAGAAAGCCTGGAAAACTGGGCGGAATCATGTATATGATAAAGTTATACACAATAATACATAAGTTGAGAGGATACGATATTGTTCAACTCATCAATCCTATGTTTCTGGAGCTGAAGGCAGAACGCATCTTCCCAATTTACCAATATCTGAGAAAGCATAACAAGAAGGTAATCTTGGGTGGATTCGGAATGGATTACTATTGGGTAAATGTTTGCTGTAAAGACAAACCATTGAGGTACAGCGATTTTAATATGGGCAAAGAATTAAGGACTAATGCTGATGCCTTAAAGGAAAGAAAAGATTGGTTGGAAACAGAAAAAGGAAGACTCAACCTGATGATTGCCGAAGACTGCGACGGCATCGTAACGGGACTCTATGAATACTGGGCATGTTATCAACCTAGTTTTCCACAAAAAACAACATTTATTCCCTTCCCTATCAAACCGCAATTTATAACTTCAGAAAACAGCAACTCGTATATTCATGTGGATAATCATCAGGTCTTACCATTGGATACTCCCAAGAAGGTAAAACTCTTCATCGGTATCAACAAAAGCAGAAGCGAATATAAGGGCACCGATATCATGCTGAAGGCTGCACAAGCCATTGCAAAGAAATATCCAGACAAAACGGAACTCCAGATAGCCGAAAACATCCCTTTTGTAGAATATGTAAAAATAATGAATGGAAGCGATGCTATACTCGACCAACTCTACAGCTACACACCATCCATGAATCCACTGGAGGCAATGGCAAGAGGAATCATCTGCATAGGCGGCGGAGAACCTGAAAATTATGAGATTATACACGAGGATAAACTACGCCCTATCATCAATGTACTTCCTAACTACGAAAGCGTTTACCAAGAACTGGAGCACCTTGTATTGCATCCAGAACTTATTCCTTTACTCAAGCAGCAAAGCATCGAATACATCAACAAGCATCACGACTACATCAAGGTTGCTGAAAGATATGAAGCATTCTATCAAAAACTGCTTATCCAATAAGGGAAAATAAGAATATCATCAAAGGAAAATGTTGATAAACAAAAATAGAGCATTCAAATCACTTGAACGCTCTATCTTTATAATTAGATTAAATTTTCTAATATTATTTGTATAAGTAAAAGATGATGAAATGACGTTTCACAACGTCCGTTTGTTTTAACTGATGCAAAGATACGACGATATTTGTCTATAAAGTCGTAAATTATACATTTTATGGTAGCGAAATATGATTTTTCACCCATAAAAAAACAAATTTTACCAC
This Segatella copri DSM 18205 DNA region includes the following protein-coding sequences:
- a CDS encoding two-component regulator propeller domain-containing protein, which produces MNKKISVIIIALLLQVVQLQAAIGDWKAYMAYHNVQEIEQAGNLVFVQASNNLYVYNQNDQSIQTFSKIDYLSDCDIKHIAYCQAAHRLLILYSDSNIDLMNTSNYEVTNLADYYNASTTGDKTIYDIYVNDKYAYMSNGFGIVKVNVADGEISDTYNLGFKVNWCEIKDNCIYAYSQTDGQYRAPLSVNLLDKNNWSKVGGYAAKQQADKSELKQMVSTLNPGGPKYNYFGFMKFANNQLYTCDGGFAVGISRKGCIQMLKNEEWNIYPDDNISSKTNVTYENLECLDYDPTDTSHIFVGGRNGLYEYKNGNFEKYYNYENSPIERYNNRSKEYELITGVKFDKEGNLWMLNSQAPTQSLIEFTKDKQWISHQLPDLMKLDDAGFTNKSLGLLGNMLIDSRGLLWFVNNHWIVPSLYCYQFSEDNSEERLNAFTSFVNEDGTEVSVGAVRCAAEDKDGNIWIGTSAGPLLLDPNQITASAPTFTQVKVPRNDGTNYADYLLSGIDVSCIAVDGANRKWFGTKKNGIYLISEDNLSEIHHFTTLNSPLLSNGIESIAINEKTGEVFIGTDKGLCSYMSDSSTPNESMTSDNVWAYPNPVKPDYTGLITIVGLSQNADVKILTSNGRIVNEGKSNGGTYTWNGCDANGKKVASGIYMVATATNDVEKGTVCKIAIIK
- a CDS encoding glycosyltransferase family 39 protein; this translates as MSNNRIINIATIAYLAFLLIILAIFGYTPTNDTDGYLEYAQVCLHQGEAYPCSTLIKGTPFIWNIGSINLIVFSLWLFGSFYPILVLMCICKALTAWLIAKIAQYISNDKIAIATLFIYIQYPNNWGQSTTLLSEIPMIFLALLSLYILLSKNKVYTLILSGVIMAWANWFRPIAVLFIISLFIYILLFQRKEIWKKNIPFLIGCGSMLILFGTECYHRTGYFVYQCDSFWYNMADDAYSGATPDPHFGEPLFKKGTPRYIDNMQDKTCFECREIWKQRCIPWLLNHKMEYLSKIPYRLYYMYQNDIDNMAAFLPNKQKAEDNYIVLPYRNIIQEIGNLSNAQYLALLCTVYYYLILLTALLGGVYVIYKKLWQQGFLPLFIPIFGTLSLVLLVQGETRFKAPYMPFVMMLSAYCIMWINSKLNNYKKKL
- a CDS encoding non-canonical purine NTP diphosphatase, whose amino-acid sequence is MKRIVFATNNQHKLQEIRDILGSDYEVVSLKEIECDVDIPETGNTLEENALQKAQYVYDHYHVSCFADDTGLEVEALDGAPGVHSARYAEGTDHDSEANMAKLLRELDGKENRQARFRTVICYIEKQDVCPCGCTSIKKIHQFEGIVNGHIATEKRGTEGFGYDPIFVPEGYDQSFAELGEEIKNGISHRARAVKKLVEYLKK
- a CDS encoding CotH kinase family protein — protein: MKRIISLYTFCMLTITMHAQFMVNGHQAVYDASTNTYLISIGEESFQTDFQSDITLEKDSLWTEISIDNIPVNDSYTFKNIEGGKKYSLNGKRNEVTFSSYITFTSLPIINLAGDFGYDYANGSIEIMLPTSANSEHSLIKAKWRGGSTNYYDRHKRNYKIKTLNEKGKSKDISFLGLREDNNWILDAGQIDLFRLRNRIATEIWQDMSTKPYYVDKEPKAQSAVNGKVVEVILNHQYAGIYSLTEAMDRKQMKLKKYDSKNQEFHGMFWKASEWGNALFWGTEGEYDNNSETWNAFEVKYPDIEDVCPTDYSLLYQAIDFVATSDDDTFKSQVAQYFDIPVLIDYYIFLQFTNAVDNTGKNIYWAIYDQAQDKKMTLAVWDLDATVGSNWSTNPLHPDYVKPDNNLSIMNFYIYNRLLSLNVDGFKEKVALRYKELRQDKLSLSALLDRYNSYYRKLAQSGAAKREENRWSKDTDLNGNELNFEQEISYINLWIEARLAYLDQSLLPASTGINNTILDYQAKQYIYNIQGQRLDKIPSQGVYIINGKKYIK
- a CDS encoding glycosyltransferase family 2 protein; translation: MINSLSILIPTYNNVCLELVKSLQAQAAALPDFEYEILVADDGSTDRLTIYENREIRSLPYCRYIEREKNVGRAAIRNILAEEALHPWLLFIDSNMQVIHPQYLTTYLQSEESDVIYGGYQIKRNDEKYQHNLRYIFECIGTQNADYKQRQANPYGDFHTSNFMVRQDIMLQYPLDERFITYGYEDVLWGKTLQENQIKILHIDNTLGYENFIGNMSFLYKTEESLRTLNQFKEELQGYSKVLDYALKMKRWHLYPFCQKLYPLLSLPIKARLTGNKPSIFWFNIYKLLYYIHLDRNI
- a CDS encoding glycosyltransferase family 2 protein, whose product is MKLSIIIPVYQTQDTIDRCIESILQQSFTDYEIILVDDGSDDECSLLCDKYSQKDRRITTIHKKNGGLSDARNTGIKHSKGKYITFIDSDDAIQNYTLQALMDEINKYPETDVLEYPIMERIGHPYKEQLLAFTPRNYNNCWEYWLNEQGYLHTYACNKIFRRCLFKNVYFPKGKTFEDVQTIPFLIGLIPTEGTFQQKVKIRVTNKGCYLYYWNNKGITASAKYEDLLSLYIGQSMALIHTFKTIGNRDDIMQKYQLSINIYLTQILNVLMDLFEVSGKYENCAPLIKYTKLINNKGLINSLKLKLLLIIGYKRLCKLNRLIHKIYRHH
- a CDS encoding acyltransferase family protein, whose product is MIIVVFYHCLCGYSNIWGEEYSWQTVPTWYHLSHILVYFHIPIFTLMSAYLYGHLSCSGRYQSSCSFICKKTKRLLIPYIVWGLLICIIQKWDLTYLLCGISHLWYLFFLFEAFIIFHFTNKIPHWSKYILLISLYSACCIINYYNPTPFMGIGYFVRYMPYFIIGYYIYFILERDIIKKKVASYTAIACSLLFALEYVLDNNKFILAGLSLLLIICITILSKQNETQLVGRKRILKLDKYAMGIYIIHHIIILETNNSTLGQQSMEHYILYPIVLFIMSLGISWLITYILQKSKLGNIIIGS